From the Candoia aspera isolate rCanAsp1 chromosome 3, rCanAsp1.hap2, whole genome shotgun sequence genome, the window ccctcctgctcaccatcagtgctcatgacatcttaGCAATGCACTTTGCATTTTGGACATGACATTATTTTATAGTTCCTTCCAGCAAGGATGGTGAATCTGTGTCTTCCAAATGTGGTTGAACAGCATCTCTCATAATCTGTAATCACCAGACATGCTAGCTGGAACTGCTAGAATCTGTAATTTAACAGCATCTGGAGGGCTTCATATTCCCTATCCTTGTGCTGTAGGATATTTGTTAAGGAGACCTTGATCCCCCCCAATGTTGCAAGGAGATGACTGATTCAATTTTCATTGCATTTTGTTCCTAAGGGCAGGGCTGTGTGTTTCATCCTCAAGGAATTATTTATTCTtctaagaaaaagacaaaaatatattcAGGACATCTCAGGATAAACTATTCTTTTGCCCTAAAGACCCCAACCAGCAAGGAACAAATCTCATTCTATTTGAATACCTTCTGCCTAGCATCATACTGTGTTCTGTTTCTTGATCATGCTAGGGAGCAACAGAACGTTGAGAACTAATGGTTAtatatttgtaaaagaaaaatatgtttattcagaGGTTTCCTGCTGAGTCCCAAAAGGCATTCTCATTAGTAAATTTAGTTAAAGCTGCAGCTTTAAATGCTCAGATCAATTATTAGTCATGCCAGttttcctttctgaaatgttGAAATATGTTTTCTATAAATTTATTACTCAGTTTATCTATGAAATACAAgtgaccaaattaaaaaaaaaatgaatattcaattgattaaaaaaaaacactatggaCACACTGGTTCATACACAATggttctcactgaagatgttgcccagcctggcaatgaaacatctgcaagaaaacaataaggctcagagagcatcaaggactccactatggacacaatttaaaaatgttatataaCTTCTTATGGCATCATGACAGGAGCTTGGTTGCATTTGTAGCTATAGCTCGATGTCTTTCCTACATTAAAGGCTATATAGCACATTTGGAAGGTGCtgggacagaaataaaatttcaacCTTTATTCACAGAACAAATTTATATTCTGGGACAATCCCAGTTTGAAAGCTGCAGGTAagttgggttttgttgttgttttgaagtCATGGGCAGGTAAGACTATTAATACCTTAGGTTATCTTATTGCCAATCAACTTTTTAAACCTTCTGAATTATTAGAAGGAACTACAATTGTTAAAATTGCAAACTAGCAGTATATTCAATGAAAACATCTCTTGATTTCCCAGTTTGCTTCACAGATTCCACAGATGCATTAGCAGTGTCTAAAATTTCCACATTATTGTTATTTTGAATTATCCTaaatctacagtattttaaaataaaaattaaagttatAAAGGCGGATATTAGTTTTTACAAGAACCCTGGAAGAAAAAGTTGGAATATCCCATATTAACAATCCTACTATTGCCCTACTTTGGTTTAATATCCATGTTTGTAACTATGGTGTTACAAAGATCAGTATAGTTTCAAGATGTAAAAGTATCCTTGAATTATATGCTAAAAATTTAGAATTtatcattaaataaaaatttattgtGCTTaggagacagaagaaaaaaaattacgcTTCAACTTTGAAAACAAACTCCGGATTTAAATATTGGATTGTTGATATGGATTGGCTTTCTGTTTATGAACCAGTTCTCTACTAAGAAGTCTAATGGAAAGAGTGACTAACTTTATTTCTTGTGgtcaaagtttattttaaaattgggcTGAATGAATATTTATATGTTAtatcatattatttattataagccTTTGCAATTTttggtctttttttcctttgcatattAAAGcaatacagaatttttaaaaattaagaatgtattGTGAGTAAGATTCATGCTGAAATgtataaacaatatttttagGGTAAGTAACATTGATCCTCCTACATTTTTTGATAAATTATTGTATCTTTCCCTCCACTCTCCTTCAGTTAAACCGATGCTTTGCTGGAACTTGTGGTATAAAACATACCGCTTGGAAAGCAAGTCAAAAGGAAAACTCTTCGTGTAATTCCTCTGCTAATCAGGGTAAGATGAAATCTGATGGGTTAGGAGCATCTGGCCATACCTCAGCTACCAACCGGAACAGCAGTAATAAAGCTTTGAAGCATGACGATTTAAAGGGGAAAGACAGTAAAAAAGCAGTTTGTAAGATGATGAAGGAATCCAAAATGGGAGAGAAAATGCCTTCACCAAAGGCTAGAGCTGTTATAAAGCCCAAAGTTGAAAATAACGGAAATGCTAAGATTGAAACTTTGTTTGCCAGACAAGATTCTGACCGGGCCTTACCTTCTAGTGGGCACAAAAATGCAGGAAGCAGCAAAAtgtcaaaaaatcaagaaggTAAAACAACAGGTGCCCGTCCCAAAGTATTCCCAGGAATCTCAAgtgtacagattaaagcaaaacCTTTGAAGAAGACAGTTGGAAAGGAATCTCCTTCTCTTATGAGCACAGATACTCTAAGCAAATCAACCAATTCAAGTCCAGATCTGCGGATGTCCATTGAAAAAGATGACCCCAAAGAGGAAAAAGCAGATGAAGGCAAAAAGCAATCAGGTAATATCAGAGAGTCCCTTCTAATTTGCTGCAGAGCTCACACGTTGAAATTATCTtagaaggttttctttttttattaccaGTCTGAAGAAGTTTTAATTATCCCAATTCCTTCTTTTTTGATGTTTAATTAACAATTATAAAGGAAAAATGGCAATAGTAAATATAGATGGGCTCTTAGGAAAATCTCTCTCAAACCTATTAGAAGCTGCATGAAAATACTTCCAGTTAAGGTTagaataaataatgttttctcctttttttctttgtatattatTCAGATAAATgatctggggatttttttttaaaatctgctaatCATTGCTAGAGATTATTGAATAGGAATAATTTCAGTGCTTGAATTGTTTTTGGATAATCAGTGTTTGTAATGTGTATAAGAAAAAGGTTAAAGCTTGTTTATACACATGTTTATACAAGATTTATATGGTCCCCCAGAGTCACATTTCTTGCAATGGGTGGCCATGTCAATATAATAACTAAATAAGAATACACACCTCCACACACACCCTTTAGCAAATGCCCATTATTGAGGATCTCTTGCTTTCtgaattctattttttattatgttgttgtacagttttgaaaacaaaatctgcTATGAAGGTGACTAATGGAGCCTTTTCCAAAAAACACGTTAATGACCTTGAGGCTAATAGTCAAATGAACAGGTATGTTACAAAGTAGGTTATTAGTTTTTCATGTGCTAGGATTTTAAATCCCTGTTGAAAATAAAACTCATCAAGTCTGTCTGGTCAAAACATCTGTGTTTGATTCCAAATTTTGTGTTCTGGGCCATGTTTTgactaaaaaaaaagtaactctCTTTCTATATTGCCAGGACCCAACAAGACCAATGGCTATATGGATCATCTCTTTAAATGCTGATTTATATACTGCTTTCTTACGTATCATATATAGCTCTTAGTAAAAAGAGCTGAGCTCTCCCAAAATTTAGTCAGATATTTGGTCTTAAAAGTGTCCCAGTTACACAGGGAATGGGGAAACACATCCTACTCCCATGTCCATCATTCTTGGATATCTCACTCCAGATACCATTAACAATCCAACTGCACTGTTGTGTCCTTAACTTTCTCATATTGCCTAGAGATATTTTCAGGGGAGGGTCATTTACTTTTGCTTGAATAAAAGGAAAAGCTTCTTCAGTGTCCGGAGCCTGACATTACTGgggctctttatttttttttaaagattataattgcaacagtaaaaactagtacaggaaggcaggcaggcaggcaggctaagaACACTGTgtagtaaagaaaaggaaaagaaatatataaagaagtgacttctaaccatcacaacaagtataaacaattttagtaactatTCACTTTctcttaatttacaaccaatgaacttttcatcccatgtcccatctctaatctataaacaaatacataaagcattgtcatttcagtcctgatatcagcaaaggtccattaagggttgccagaaataacaacatacctcttttaactttgatcaaataaaccaactttatattccttccttttacttctaacacttaatctttagtccattcaagtaatgtcatagaacttgatttcttttcatttcttttttacccctTCTCATACAatcatccaagctttaacaaacctcttttgtaaatccgatataaaagaattatccacatcactcttttggtttattatttgtaattcccttttgatttttaaagcaccaaccaatttcttttatatgtccaatgaaacatctttttccatgtcattcttgtaacctgttaTTTATAGATCCACTTTCACTGAcaactcagtctctgtcttgtcagataaaacttgttcctcttctgtcatttcttccaaaacatatGCTAACTTTGTGTTGTCTGGTTTgggtgttgttttctgtttttgcttgTAAAATTAGTTATTTTAGAAATGCACGTAAGCTGCAGAAATGTTTGATGTATTTATGCATTTTACTATAGCTGTGGATAGAGAACCTGTGGtcctctagatgttgctgaactacagttcccagccagcacagccactgATGAGGAATGCTAGGGACTATAGTTTGGCAATAACCAGAGGGCCACAATTTCCCTGCTTTATTCAGGATCTTTAAACTTGCAAATAAACCAAGCAATGTCTGTTAATTTCAGCGTTACAAGGAAATGCACTGGGAAAAGCAACACTGACCATATACCACAAGCAGTTgtgaagaaaaggggaaatgaaGCTGGCAGTTCTATGCCtcaacagaagacaaagaataTAGCTAATGCTACAAAAAACCAAAGTAAGCTCAAGTTGACTGACTAAATCCTGTAGAAACCATGTTTTCTAACTTGGAATTTTTCTACACAAGGGGTTAACAACTGAATGGACAATGTTATGCATATTTCATTGAGAACAAAGGGAATCCATTCCAAGGAAACAGCCGTTGTATTGGAACCTACTAAAAATAAATTTGGGGAGTTTGTTGCTTTATGGCACATTGGATATTCTTTGAAAATTAGCAATGAGGTTCCTGTGACCACTGCATTCTATCCAGCAAAGCATAATAATTATGGATACAATCATAGAAGTAAATCTTGCATTTTCTCAGGTCTGTAAGAATGTATAGGCGCAAGTTTAGAGAACTTTACCCCAGCAACCGAAGTTTCATTACACAGGAAGTTAAGTAcacaaccaataaataagaaatgaGCGAATTTTAGCATAAAACTTGTTCATGTAAAAAgtctctgtatttttattttttttaaatgatagattttattttttatgtgacAGCAGTACTACTTGAATTACTAATTTAATACATATTTGTTCAATGGTTTGGTTTCTTGAAGGGTTATTTTGGGAACCAAATCAAGGATGCTGGGCCAAAGCCCAAATTCCATTCCTTCCCTCCCCTGGATTCCCAAGGAGCTTGCTCCCACATCCTGCTGCCTTTGTCATTCTACCCTCCTTTGCATTTTACCCTCCTTTGTCCCTGGAATGCCCCAGAGCTCCCATTGCTACTGGCATCATCTGGCACACTTTATCTTCTCATACTCCTACGTCTGTTTTCAGTTCTTACAAACACGTTGACCTAATAAAACTATGGAAACTATATTTTATTCTTGATGGTTTTTCAACTGGAATCTTTATATTAGCATGCATGAAGCATAAGGTGTATTGgtcaaaaaatataattattcatGTCTGTATTTTGGTCCAATGCCTGCTAATTCTTCTGAAAATGAAATACTGATTTGCTTTGTGTATTTTATCATgcttttttccttgtttctttgtctcttttccccctttttggcaggagaatataaaataatactGTTTTCACCCACTAATAACTTATTGGTTCTTTTGATATATGGGTTTTCTTAATAATAAAGTTTGCTATATGGGTTTTCTTAATAATAAAGTTTGCTAAGTGCAATGTACCATAACTTTAATATGTTGTCTTTTTAGGTCTACAGGCAGATTTGTCAAATCCACTTAAGGCTGCCCTTTCTCCaaaacagaatgaagaaaaaagtaTGACACAACACATGACACAGCTAGAGAAACTAACTTCACtgaagaaaaaggcaaaatcttCACAAGTAACTTCAGTTAAAGCtactgcaaaaataataacaaccaaAAACCAAACTCATGCAAAGAAGATTGAAATGACAAGCAATAAGGAACAAAAACAGAAGATAGTTAGTGTACTAAAGCTTTCATCATCAAGCCAGAAGCCTTCTAGAAGCGAATCACCAGTTCTAAAGAACATACATGGAGAAGAGCAAAAGAATTCAGAGCTTAAACTTGAAAACTCTACTTTGGGAGATCAACCATGTGGCAATCACAAATCTAGTCCAGAGAACAAACATGATAGTGGAACATCTTTACTTGAATTACAAAAGCAGAATATACCTATTTTGGAAAAAATTATTCCCCTTGAGGAGGTGGATTGCAAGGGAGATTTGGAACCTTCTTGTGTTTCAGAGCTGAACGTGTCAATGAAGTATGATGAAATAGCCAAACAAATTCATAACAATAATGAGAATGATAAATCTCCTATAAATAAAAAGATGGAACAATGTACTGCTATTGAACTGCACCCTATTAAAGGTCATGAGAGTATTACATGTGGGAATATCAACCAGAATACCACACATCTGACtttaaatgaaatgttaaaatgcAAAACACTTCCAGAGTCTGTTGCTTGCCAGAATTTCTTGGAAACTTTAACAAAAAATGAGAACCATTTGGTACAAGAAAAATCAGTTGTCTGTTTTGATACCTTGGAAGCTGAAAAGAATATTAACCGTGCGAATGGCCCAACACATAGGCTATCACAAACTgccagtgatggttcaaactGTGAACGTGAAGAGAAAAAATCTTCTACTTCTAAAACCTTTGTGGTAGATTCTGAAAGTGCTGACGAATTTTCTGACAAGTCTGCCTTGACTGACTCACAGTTGGCTACAGTGGAATCAGAACCTGCTTCAAAATCTTACATAGGGCAAGTTGCAGAAAAATGCTCATCTAAAGACACTGATACTACAGAAACTCCAGAAAGTCATGAAAATTCAGAAGCTCCATTTACTGATCAATGGAATTTAGGTTCCAGTGCACTCGATCCTAAAGAAAGTCCTGAATCAGATACTGGCAGTGCAACAACATCATCAGATGATATAAAGCCAAGGTCAGAAGACTATGATGCAGGAGGTTCTCAAGATGATGAGGGATCAAATGAAAGGGGAATTTCAAAATGCAGTACCATGTTATGCCATGATTTCCTTGGCAGAAGCAGTAGTGATACAAGTACACCTGAAGAACTAAAAATGTACGATACAAGTCTAAGAAtagaagtaaaaatgaaaaaggaaaactcTGATCTCTTTCGGGTAATTTCAACAAGTGATGAGGAAATCCCTAGAAAAAAGCCTGAAACAACCTGGTTGTGTCAAAGTGTAGAAAGACAGAGTGGATCCAGTGGGAGTAATGCTAATTTTGCTACTACACAATTTCCGCAAGAAGCTGATCAGGTTTCTTCTTCGGCAGATGAGACAGAAGAGGAAaagtctgaaaatgaaaatgttgtaGAAAAAATGCCTCCATCAGAAGTTCCTGTTCAGCAGTTCCATGGGATAGTGAATCTAGCATTTGATGATGCaacagaaaatgatattgaaagtCAAGAATTCTCTGCCACTAAAAATTTTAAGCGCTCTGTATTACTGTCAGTGGATGAATGTGAAGAACTGGGATCTGATGATGGTGTAGAGGTTCATACTCCTCTTCAGTATACTTTGGATGCTGCAACACCTTCTGATGTATTTGATAGCGTTTCCCAGGAGCATCATAGCAAGACATTTTATTCAAGATACTCTCTGGAGATTGAGGATGGATTCCTGGATTGTAAGGGAGATGACAAAGAAAGGTTGCACAAAAATGAGAACCCCTCTATAGATCCTCATGACAGTGAGCAAAAAGTAAAAGATACTCCAGCTACTTCAGTTACAGAGCAAAAATGCATGGAGAAAGCTGAGAAAATAGGACACAGCCAACCTTCCACAGAAGCTAAGTGTGAAGAAAGTAATGGCTTTCAGTGCAATAAAGTTTTAGACAATGACACAAAAACTCAAGGAAGACCTTGTCACTTGGATCTTCATCAACGCGATAATACTGACTTACAGAAGAACAGCTCTACAAAACCTGTAGATCCATATAAGAGTCACTTCCTGGCTCAGGAAGGTAACATGAAAGAGAGTGAGTCAGCATCCCCTGAATACACTGCTTTACCTGCAGGTaatgtacagaaataaaaaatgttatattgagTATTAATGGAATATTAGGGTTATAGCTGGGACTGAGTTTAAACTCTAGTTGGTCCCTTGGGAATTTTATGCAGACTCTTATAAAATTCATATTCTGCATAGTCAAGAATATGTTGTAGCTTGCAGTCCCTGTGGGCATTTGGTAATGTTATCTTGGGTAAAGTAAGAACAGGCTGCAGTTCTATTCTTGAACCTATTTTTTTTCAGGAGGACATTAGCAGCTCATAATCCATTTGTTTGAAAAAAGTATATGattcataaatacacacacacacacgcatactgtatatatatatatatatatgtatatatatatattaaagtggGATGTGCAATAAGTTTGTTAAAGTGTTTCGCATTGTTAACCTGAATAGGTATATTGATTACTGCAGTTTCTGTTTTGCACAAAGCTGGGGATTGGTCTTCGTACTGTTGTAATTAGTGGGACTTTAACATTGACTTCAGAGGAAGCTGGTCTGCACCCTGAAAGCATTTCAGGGTATTCCTAAATTATGCTAACTGGGGGaacatcctttttttaaagaaagagagagagattatgctTTAGAAACCAACAAATATATCTAAACTTATGCTTGCTTCATATAGATAAGTAACTTCTTGTCTAGTTCTGTGTTTCTTTAAACAGGAATTCAGCTCAATATCCCCAATACACACAGAGcacctgaatttttattttaaaatttctgtgtaccaaaacatttgaaataatttgtgtTCAGAATCATATAATTGATCTTCAAGTTgtaactcttttctttttttgtttgcttgcttgttcttGCTTGCAGCTATCCTTTGCATGTACAGTACTTTAAGTATAAGCCTATGGGAGCAGGGGGAATATTTGTTTTTGTCacctttgaagatgacttggcTGAAGTCACTGTTCTAGTGAAcatgtcttcttttcttttttcttttcttttcttcctcccctttcctctttATACTCTCTTCCTTCCAATTTTAAGTTGCAGCTTTAGTGGTTTTAGAAATCCGTGTGCATTAAATGTTGGTTTACATGACTTACCTCTTTTTGTATTagaatttttttctaattctggAGGTATATTGTTAATTGCCAGTGGTACCTTTATGTATAAgccatattttgttttttgttttttttaaatacataactTAAAATCCACAATTTTTTGTGAACTTTGTATGCAGTTGCATTTTCTCCTTACTTCTTATTTGGTTGTATTTGTCCCACTGCACTGAATTAAGTAACCTGTACAGAAGCCCTACAGAGAAAATCAAAAGTTGTACAATTTTTACAATGTGTAGTATTATGAATTATTTCAGGAGACATAGATGATTGTGACAGATTGACACAAACCTGCATGTATGAGCATCGGCCTCCAAAAACCCTTTCTCCAATATACGAGATGGATGTTGGAGAAGCTTTTGAGCAGAGGATGGAGTCTGAGGTGAATTTTCTAGATATGGATTTTGAAGACCATCAGTTTGCCGAACAGGACTGGACTCTTCTCAGGCAATTGTTATCTGACCAGGAATCAAACTTGGACATCAAAAATTCTGTTCCCGAAGACCTGAACTTAGCACAGTATCTCATCAACCAAACACTATTTCTGGCACGAGACAGTTCACAACCTCAGGGTAAAGCACAGATTGACACTTTCAGTAAGTGGACAGAACTAATATCTCCACTGGACGATTCTTCAGCAAGCATCACAGTGGCAAGTTTTTCCTCAGAAGACTGTTCTTCCCCACATGGGGAGTGGACAATTCTTGAACTAGAAACCCATCATTAAAGTATCTTTTTGATACTTTACAGGActccttccctctttttctttccctccctctgcaagtaaatattttgcaatatttccATACAATAAATATTATATTGGTCAGGCATGAGTGGTCCAATTCTAACTAAAATTTATTTGCAGGTAAAATCATTTAAGTGGATGGTTTCTAAAAAGCATTTGCAGccatttttgtcttgtttttcttaGGAAGAATTCTATATGGAAAAAATCTTGGCTTACTGTATTCTTACTCATCACTCAGTCATACCTTCCTGGATGCTCAATGAATTAAAATGGGAATGCAAAAAAAGTAGTgctatccttttttcccctatcATTCTCCATTGAGTAGCTTCTTCAAATAAGAGATTCACAGTGATTATGTCAAGATGTGTGCCGACAGTACTTTAAATACTAGAAATGTATGTTTGAATTTGCCGGAAAGTTTTGATGCAACTGTTTTTGAATTTCTTTATAAACAGCAGCAtgtgggtttgttttctctgacTTGATTTTGtaccttttttgttttgaaaaatttCAATAAATTTTTAAATTGCTTAAATATAAGACAACGCATAACTATTACTGGAATGAATAATAACACTTCTTTTTTGAGAAGGAAAATGTGTTGGTAAAAGGCATACAGTAATAATTCCTTTTGTGGGGGAAATGAATCTGATTAGCAATTTTCAAACAGGATCCATGTATGTCTGTCTTTGGTCTAGAATTTATAACTTTGTATTAATCAATCTGAGCAATAAGTGCAGGAACAGTGCAATATGACTACCACTgttttagaaagtttttttttttatataaaagctCTTTCTGTGACAAAATGCACAGAATTTTTGTAGTTGAAAATCAAATTAATTGCTTTACAGTTAATATGTAAGATGATTTTATATTACTTTTCCTTTAGTATGTATGTTAATTCTTGACTAAGGGAAATGTTTTACATGAACAAAAATTATTTGAATCCATCTAAGTAACCCAATTCTTTATTGCAAGGGAAAGCTGGAAAACACTTCGTAGGGACTTTTTATTTTGGAATATCACTGAGGATGAAACTTGAAATCAAAGTTTCCTTGTGGCAAGATGTATGCTTGGTGTCATATAGCTTGGGATCAGGTGCACTCTGGTCTTAATGTGGAAAATTTTgacttcttttaaaatatgttgaGGGTTCCATGGATCCACTGATCTCCGTTCCAATGGAACTGCTGGGCTTTGCCTATCTTGCTGTAATGAAGGAAGTGTGACCCACAGCATCCCAGCAGTGTATTCTTGCAGGAAGTGTTTAAGGACTCTGCAGTTAATCTTCATTGCACTATTTTACATAGAGGTTGTATCACAAGTGAATATTAATGCCCAAAGTGATAATTACTTATACACCACCATCCTTTCCATATTTTGGATGCATACTGGGGCATTTTCTCTCAACTGAACTTAAAAAACACAGGAGCTAAATTTGGAACACTGCAGACTAATTGAATAATGTTATAACAGGAGGAAATACGAACTGGACGATATGAAATAATCATAGGTTTTATATACTGTTTTTTAGGATTAGCTATAACTTCAACAGCATAGGACATTTAAAAGCAACTGGTTTTATCATTAATaataacttaaaataattttggtCCATTCTCTTGAACTATTTCTAAACTTGTTCCCACAGAACCATATAATTCATTAGGACCCTTGCCTCTGATTGTCAAGTTCTTTAGAGGCATTGTAATATTCCTTCATTCTACAGATTAGCATGGTTTAAATTCGGTAGGTTCTTTTTTTTCATCAATGCCTGCTCAATTATACTGAAGCAAGTTCTTGAAGTGAGCTCAGATGAACATACTCTTTAACTAACACACTATGCTTGTGACATACATACAAACCCATGCATTTCATAGTCTCCACTTGGTGTACAGCAAGGTTCATAATTAGATTTTGTAAGCCAACACTCCACTCATTCCCACTTTAGAGAGTTCTGCTTAGCTATGAGAATTCTACCACCATTCAGCTATAAAGCTGGCTGGCAACTCATCTAATTCACATAATTTCCAAACATAACCCTTGACTATTCCCACTTCAGATTGTAGGTGGAGGCTGAGATGATTGAATATGTCTTTTTCCACATTTTAATCCAGTACAAACAATTGTAGCATAGGAATTAGTGCATTGAGCAGTAAAACAGGATTATTTTTGTGAACTCTTTAGGTttgctttccccagcctggtgctaTCTGGATAGTTTGGACTACATTTCCACAAATTTCATGTCAGGTTGAATATTGTAGAAATCTGATTTAGGTGCTCCTGGACAAGTTAATACTTCTTACACAACTGATATG encodes:
- the BTBD8 gene encoding BTB/POZ domain-containing protein 8 isoform X2, whose protein sequence is MARCGRDSVSKGSGGPWEENGRKGDERGSSERRRLKELVAEQLRRDMERLLEEEIQTDITFCVGNMLFKAHKAVLLARVPNFFLHVVGRHLNACYNYKAFDLEYLEPSEFKTFLQAAYSSDQGITEAEQEILKKKVSKPELAKENESLKVNSLHNDQICIEQRLGNHERTSDHHWLSCNTAVETDCAASSVAASDIPTEAADAEGDETMSEITSGLGKDLLMLYQNSWFSDINIWIDEKPFEVHRAILCARSSYFSAMLNGSWAESSQEHVTLQGYILSIADMYGLEGLREIAIYILKRDYCNFFQKPVPGKHQPVLECLAIAQSTGAEHLYDACMKWLVQNFARCWSEKNFANLSSELQNSCLTALIDSLSPQNAAHLLMETNRLLTSLPQVKWTETARTLASRLQEECMAFMVTNFPEIIQSESFLALLQAQAMSSKPDLLDQVFEAVKKDVTTENSCCLLIAMDTLLSSSNVKEMGFMCRIQALRDKLWIFLLQSFFAVRHTEGWKLLKAADQERIQAAAVDKGDDRRPTKKPIFSSSQLNRCFAGTCGIKHTAWKASQKENSSCNSSANQGKMKSDGLGASGHTSATNRNSSNKALKHDDLKGKDSKKAVCKMMKESKMGEKMPSPKARAVIKPKVENNGNAKIETLFARQDSDRALPSSGHKNAGSSKMSKNQEGKTTGARPKVFPGISSVQIKAKPLKKTVGKESPSLMSTDTLSKSTNSSPDLRMSIEKDDPKEEKADEGKKQSVLKTKSAMKVTNGAFSKKHVNDLEANSQMNSVTRKCTGKSNTDHIPQAVVKKRGNEAGSSMPQQKTKNIANATKNQSLQADLSNPLKAALSPKQNEEKSMTQHMTQLEKLTSLKKKAKSSQVTSVKATAKIITTKNQTHAKKIEMTSNKEQKQKIVSVLKLSSSSQKPSRSESPVLKNIHGEEQKNSELKLENSTLGDQPCGNHKSSPENKHDSGTSLLELQKQNIPILEKIIPLEEVDCKGDLEPSCVSELNVSMKYDEIAKQIHNNNENDKSPINKKMEQCTAIELHPIKGHESITCGNINQNTTHLTLNEMLKCKTLPESVACQNFLETLTKNENHLVQEKSVVCFDTLEAEKNINRANGPTHRLSQTASDGSNCEREEKKSSTSKTFVVDSESADEFSDKSALTDSQLATVESEPASKSYIGQVAEKCSSKDTDTTETPESHENSEAPFTDQWNLGSSALDPKESPESDTGSATTSSDDIKPRSEDYDAGGSQDDEGSNERGISKCSTMLCHDFLGRSSSDTSTPEELKMYDTSLRIEVKMKKENSDLFRVISTSDEEIPRKKPETTWLCQSVERQSGSSGSNANFATTQFPQEADQVSSSADETEEEKSENENVVEKMPPSEVPVQQFHGIVNLAFDDATENDIESQEFSATKNFKRSVLLSVDECEELGSDDGVEVHTPLQYTLDAATPSDVFDSVSQEHHSKTFYSRYSLEIEDGFLDCKGDDKERLHKNENPSIDPHDSEQKVKDTPATSVTEQKCMEKAEKIGHSQPSTEAKCEESNGFQCNKVLDNDTKTQGRPCHLDLHQRDNTDLQKNSSTKPVDPYKSHFLAQEGNMKESESASPEYTALPAGDIDDCDRLTQTCMYEHRPPKTLSPIYEMDVGEAFEQRMESEVNFLDMDFEDHQFAEQDWTLLRQLLSDQESNLDIKNSVPEDLNLAQYLINQTLFLARDSSQPQGKAQIDTFSKWTELISPLDDSSASITVASFSSEDCSSPHGEWTILELETHH